From one Desulfitibacter alkalitolerans DSM 16504 genomic stretch:
- a CDS encoding spore germination protein produces MSEKADNVSVNKEFSKNVDYLMKSLAVDENFDVIYREMEFFKRKFGMFFIDGFVKDDIVTKITRSLETVSREEMCPFSLEKLIKRHIHYVEAETEEKMDKVMYSVLSGAMAVVVEGADKILILDVREYPIRGSEEPDLERVIRGSRDGFVETIVFNIALIRRRIRDPKLRVNIMQAGRRSQTDICIMYIEDIANPDTVNSIKEKIELIDIDGLPMGEKSVEELITPGSYWNPFPKVRYTERPDVAAVHLLEGHILVIVDTSPSVMILPVTFFHHLQHAEEYRQGPLLGAFLKLGRYTGVFLSIFLLPLWLLFSLNPALLPEGLKFIGPEETGNVPLFAQALFAELGINLMRIAAIHTPSALATALGLIAAVLIGDIAITIGLFSPEIILYAAIAAVGIFSTPSFELGLANTIVRIFILIATGLFLLPGFLGAALMAFVFIALTKSFGVPYMWPLIPLNLKALYAVIFRSPVPLHNTRLSIIKPQDRDRQEPSPALKPKSKEEKDE; encoded by the coding sequence ATGTCAGAGAAAGCTGATAATGTTAGCGTTAACAAAGAATTTTCCAAAAACGTTGATTACCTGATGAAAAGTCTCGCCGTGGATGAAAACTTTGATGTTATCTACAGAGAAATGGAGTTTTTCAAAAGAAAATTTGGCATGTTCTTTATTGATGGTTTTGTCAAGGATGACATAGTTACAAAAATAACTAGATCCCTGGAAACTGTCAGTCGCGAGGAAATGTGTCCCTTTTCCCTGGAGAAATTAATTAAAAGGCACATTCATTATGTAGAAGCAGAAACTGAAGAGAAAATGGATAAGGTTATGTATTCTGTTCTGTCTGGAGCAATGGCTGTTGTAGTTGAAGGTGCTGACAAAATCCTTATATTAGATGTTAGAGAATATCCAATAAGGGGCTCAGAAGAACCTGATCTTGAAAGGGTTATTAGAGGCTCCAGAGACGGCTTTGTGGAAACTATTGTATTTAACATAGCATTAATCAGAAGAAGAATTAGAGATCCAAAGCTAAGGGTTAATATTATGCAGGCAGGCAGAAGGTCCCAAACTGACATATGCATAATGTATATTGAAGATATTGCCAACCCTGATACAGTTAATTCTATAAAAGAAAAAATAGAATTAATAGATATTGATGGATTACCCATGGGTGAGAAATCTGTGGAGGAGCTTATCACACCTGGAAGCTATTGGAATCCATTTCCCAAGGTCCGTTATACTGAGAGACCAGATGTTGCGGCAGTACACTTATTAGAAGGACATATACTTGTTATTGTTGACACATCACCTAGTGTAATGATCCTGCCAGTTACATTTTTTCATCACCTCCAGCATGCAGAAGAATACCGGCAGGGACCATTATTAGGTGCCTTTTTGAAACTCGGAAGATATACTGGAGTGTTCCTTTCCATATTTCTCCTGCCCTTATGGTTGCTATTTTCACTCAATCCAGCTTTACTGCCGGAAGGGCTTAAATTTATAGGGCCTGAGGAAACAGGTAATGTGCCCTTGTTTGCACAGGCTTTATTTGCAGAATTAGGCATTAATCTTATGCGAATTGCTGCTATTCACACACCTTCTGCGCTGGCAACAGCCCTTGGTTTGATTGCTGCTGTTCTTATTGGGGACATTGCCATAACCATTGGTTTGTTTTCACCGGAGATTATACTATATGCTGCTATAGCTGCAGTAGGTATATTTTCAACACCAAGCTTCGAGTTAGGGCTGGCCAATACAATAGTGAGAATCTTTATACTTATTGCAACAGGGCTGTTCCTATTGCCTGGATTTTTGGGAGCAGCACTAATGGCCTTTGTTTTTATCGCACTAACCAAGAGTTTTGGCGTACCTTACATGTGGCCTTTAATACCCCTAAACCTAAAGGCCTTATATGCAGTGATCTTCAGAAGTCCTGTACCTTTACATAATACAAGACTCAGCATAATTAAGCCGCAGGATAGAGACAGGCAGGAGCCGTCTCCTGCCTTGAAGCCAAAATCCAAAGAGGAAAAAGATGAATAA
- a CDS encoding purine-nucleoside phosphorylase — translation MPNKMIREFEDTKKYIRNSINSEPELGIILGSGLGVLAEEIQNPTLLPYNDIPHFPVTTVEGHKGQLVIGELEGKNVVVMQGRFHYYEGYTMEEVVYPVRVMGQLGIENLIITNAAGGVNLDFQPGDLMLITDHINLLGTNPLIGPNIQQLGDRFPDMSEAYNAGLRELAALTAKDLTIHVQKGVYAAVSGPSYETPAEIRYLRTIGADAVGMSTVPEVIAANHMGIKVLGISCITNMAAGVLPEKLSHDEVVETADRVKDTFIKLVKGVVGRL, via the coding sequence ATGCCTAATAAAATGATAAGAGAATTTGAAGATACAAAAAAGTATATTAGAAATTCAATAAACAGTGAACCTGAGCTTGGTATTATCCTGGGCTCAGGTCTTGGAGTCCTGGCTGAAGAAATACAAAACCCAACTTTACTTCCATATAATGACATCCCCCACTTTCCTGTAACCACTGTGGAAGGTCATAAGGGTCAGTTGGTAATAGGAGAGCTTGAAGGTAAAAATGTTGTAGTGATGCAGGGAAGGTTCCACTATTATGAAGGCTACACCATGGAAGAGGTGGTTTATCCAGTGAGGGTTATGGGACAGCTTGGTATTGAAAACCTTATTATTACCAATGCTGCCGGAGGAGTGAATTTAGATTTTCAGCCAGGAGATTTAATGCTTATTACGGACCATATAAATCTATTAGGAACCAATCCCTTAATTGGGCCAAATATCCAACAGTTAGGGGATAGGTTTCCAGACATGTCAGAAGCATATAATGCGGGCTTGAGAGAACTGGCAGCATTAACAGCAAAGGACTTGACAATCCATGTGCAAAAAGGGGTCTATGCAGCAGTTTCAGGGCCAAGCTATGAAACACCTGCTGAAATTCGCTACCTGAGGACAATTGGAGCTGATGCAGTAGGCATGTCAACTGTGCCTGAGGTAATAGCAGCTAATCATATGGGTATTAAAGTACTTGGTATTTCATGCATAACCAATATGGCTGCTGGTGTTTTACCAGAAAAACTTAGTCATGATGAGGTCGTGGAAACGGCTGACAGGGTCAAGGACACCTTTATAAAACTAGTTAAGGGAGTCGTGGGGAGGTTATAG
- a CDS encoding dodecin family protein: MHVKVVELVGESHTSWKDAVQQAVNEASREIPNITGVEIYNLTADVVNGQLTDYKANVKIAYSTQRGHMNQQYHQQYQGDML, encoded by the coding sequence ATGCATGTAAAGGTAGTGGAGCTCGTCGGTGAATCCCATACAAGTTGGAAGGATGCAGTTCAGCAAGCAGTTAATGAGGCATCCAGGGAAATTCCAAATATTACAGGTGTAGAAATATACAATCTTACTGCTGATGTGGTAAATGGCCAGCTGACTGATTATAAAGCAAATGTGAAAATTGCTTATTCAACTCAGAGGGGTCATATGAATCAGCAGTATCATCAGCAGTATCAAGGTGACATGCTTTAA
- a CDS encoding CoA protein activase — protein sequence MKVTFPHMGHFHVTGKTIFEGFGLDVVVPPPCSKKTLNIGTKYSPESACLPLKINLGNYIEAAELGADTIIMGGGVGPCRFGYYAEIQREILEDLGYNLEMVVLEPPDVHLSEVWDKVKYLKRSTWSQSLKSIHLAWHKTYAIDQLEMELHRLRPREINSGDADNIFKHFLIEIELCSTKAQVKKTAGYYKGELSGIPLCKGKPVVKIAIVGEIYTVLEPFVNFDMEKILGRLGVEVYRPLFLSQWINDHLLGGLLPIKGAKKAKKLASPYLNYFVGGHGRETVGHAVELKDKVDGVIQIAPLTCMPEIVAQTLLFKVSEDSGLPIMTIYVDEQTGKAGLTTSLEAFTDMIYRNKLLGKKEEAVTCMGI from the coding sequence ATGAAGGTAACCTTTCCCCATATGGGGCATTTTCATGTTACAGGTAAAACCATATTTGAAGGATTTGGTTTAGATGTGGTTGTGCCACCGCCATGCTCAAAAAAGACACTGAACATTGGTACCAAGTACTCTCCTGAATCAGCCTGTCTTCCATTGAAAATAAATCTTGGCAACTACATTGAGGCAGCCGAATTAGGGGCAGACACAATCATCATGGGTGGGGGAGTTGGTCCCTGCAGGTTTGGATATTATGCTGAAATTCAAAGAGAGATTTTGGAGGATTTAGGCTACAATCTGGAAATGGTAGTGCTGGAACCACCGGATGTTCATCTAAGTGAGGTCTGGGATAAGGTGAAATATCTGAAGCGTTCCACATGGAGCCAATCCCTAAAAAGCATCCATCTAGCATGGCATAAAACCTATGCCATTGACCAACTGGAAATGGAACTCCATAGGCTTCGTCCACGTGAAATTAATTCCGGGGATGCTGATAATATTTTCAAGCATTTTTTAATTGAAATTGAATTGTGCAGTACTAAAGCTCAGGTTAAAAAAACTGCCGGTTATTATAAAGGGGAGCTTTCTGGTATACCTCTATGCAAGGGTAAACCTGTTGTCAAAATAGCCATAGTAGGAGAGATATATACAGTTCTTGAACCCTTTGTAAATTTTGATATGGAAAAGATACTAGGAAGATTGGGCGTTGAGGTCTACAGGCCCTTGTTTCTAAGCCAGTGGATTAATGACCACCTTCTTGGAGGATTGCTGCCCATTAAAGGCGCAAAGAAAGCAAAGAAACTAGCCTCACCCTATTTAAACTATTTTGTAGGTGGACATGGAAGAGAAACAGTTGGTCATGCAGTAGAATTAAAGGACAAGGTAGATGGTGTCATTCAAATTGCACCTTTAACATGTATGCCTGAAATTGTTGCTCAAACACTATTATTTAAAGTTAGTGAAGATTCTGGGCTGCCTATTATGACCATTTATGTTGATGAACAGACAGGCAAAGCAGGATTAACAACTAGCTTAGAGGCTTTTACTGACATGATATATAGAAATAAGCTTTTAGGAAAAAAGGAGGAAGCTGTTACATGCATGGGTATTTAG
- the sigF gene encoding RNA polymerase sporulation sigma factor SigF produces MGSRLSEMNLPRFPLLSDKEMQELLTKTKDGDGEARERLINCNLKLVFNLVQRFENRGHDLEDLFQIGTIGLMKAIDKFDLNYNVKFSTYAVPMILGEIRRFLRDDSSVKISRSLKETAFKAYKMKEDMTKELGREPTLVELSERLHIPKEDIIASLDAVQCPSSIHDTLYQDEGDPILVVDQLSDNKVTEDAWFDRILVREVLKHLPQKHRQIILLRFFHDKTQMEVAEIVGLSQVQVSRIERQALKNIKNILKEPS; encoded by the coding sequence ATGGGATCTAGATTATCTGAAATGAATCTACCTAGATTTCCCTTATTATCCGATAAGGAGATGCAGGAGCTCCTGACCAAAACAAAAGACGGAGATGGGGAGGCTCGGGAACGCCTTATCAATTGTAATCTAAAACTTGTATTTAATCTTGTACAGAGGTTTGAGAATAGAGGACATGATCTCGAGGATTTGTTTCAAATAGGAACTATAGGTTTAATGAAGGCAATTGATAAATTTGATTTAAACTATAATGTCAAGTTTTCTACATATGCTGTTCCTATGATCCTTGGAGAAATACGCAGATTTCTAAGGGATGACAGTTCTGTTAAAATAAGCCGCTCTCTTAAAGAAACAGCTTTTAAAGCATATAAAATGAAAGAAGATATGACCAAAGAGCTAGGTCGTGAACCAACATTGGTTGAATTAAGTGAAAGGCTTCATATCCCCAAGGAGGATATCATTGCTTCTCTTGATGCTGTTCAATGCCCATCCTCTATCCATGATACTCTTTATCAGGACGAAGGTGATCCAATATTAGTTGTAGACCAGTTAAGTGATAATAAGGTAACTGAGGATGCCTGGTTTGATAGAATTCTTGTTAGGGAGGTCCTTAAACATCTGCCTCAAAAGCACAGGCAGATTATCCTGCTGAGGTTTTTCCATGATAAAACCCAAATGGAGGTAGCGGAAATAGTTGGCCTGTCACAGGTGCAGGTATCTAGAATTGAAAGACAGGCATTAAAAAATATTAAAAATATTTTAAAAGAGCCATCCTAA
- a CDS encoding STAS domain-containing protein: MLTKTELLEERILVNVAGELDLKVADKLRTKLDELISENPGKELVLDFSNVNFIDSSGLGVLLGRYKKMLTSGTKIYIKNVQPQVKRVLELSGITRLINVTDQYRDVGGINND, encoded by the coding sequence TTGCTTACTAAAACAGAGCTTTTGGAGGAAAGAATACTTGTTAACGTAGCAGGAGAATTGGATTTAAAGGTTGCCGACAAGCTTCGTACAAAATTGGATGAACTAATTAGTGAAAACCCAGGAAAGGAGTTAGTCCTGGATTTTTCCAATGTTAATTTTATAGATAGCTCAGGCTTAGGTGTTTTACTTGGCAGATATAAAAAAATGCTTACATCTGGTACTAAAATCTACATAAAAAATGTACAACCCCAGGTAAAGCGTGTCCTAGAATTATCTGGTATTACTAGATTGATCAATGTTACAGACCAGTATAGGGACGTAGGAGGAATTAATAATGACTAA
- a CDS encoding phosphopentomutase: MIQRVILIVLDSVGVGELPDAHLYGDTGSNTLKNLAAAVGGINVPNLEGMGLGHIIDIMGVARVDEPLGAFGKMAERSAGKDTTTGHWEMAGQILENPFPTYPNGFPPEVLEEFKARIGRDVLGNIAASGTEIIQKLGKEHMETGKPIVYTSADSVFQIAAHEEIIPLETLYEYCRIAREILQPPHGVGRVIARPFIGSPGNFVRTANRHDYSLEPPYPMLLDILTESGYNVVGIGKIKDIYAGRGITQSIPTINNQDGIAKTIEAMTRTINGLIFTNLVEFDMKFGHRNDPRGYADALEEFDRELPEIINAMDKNDILFITADHGCDPTMASTDHTREYVPLIIYGRHVKNGVSLGTRQSFADVAATITSLLKTSPVPHGTDMSKDFLID, encoded by the coding sequence ATGATTCAACGAGTAATTTTAATTGTGTTAGATAGTGTTGGAGTTGGAGAACTACCTGATGCCCACCTTTATGGTGATACTGGAAGTAATACTTTAAAAAACCTGGCTGCTGCTGTGGGAGGAATAAATGTACCCAACCTTGAAGGCATGGGATTGGGACATATTATTGACATAATGGGTGTCGCCAGAGTAGATGAACCCCTTGGAGCTTTTGGGAAAATGGCTGAAAGGTCTGCCGGCAAGGATACGACTACAGGCCATTGGGAGATGGCTGGGCAAATACTTGAAAATCCCTTTCCTACATATCCAAATGGATTTCCCCCGGAGGTTTTAGAAGAATTTAAAGCTAGAATTGGCAGGGATGTTCTAGGAAATATAGCTGCTTCCGGAACAGAAATAATTCAAAAATTGGGCAAAGAACATATGGAAACTGGCAAACCCATCGTTTATACTTCTGCAGATAGTGTTTTTCAAATTGCTGCCCATGAGGAGATTATTCCCCTGGAAACCCTATATGAGTACTGCAGAATTGCCAGGGAGATCTTACAGCCGCCCCATGGAGTTGGCAGGGTCATAGCCAGGCCTTTTATAGGAAGTCCTGGAAACTTTGTTAGAACTGCAAATAGACACGATTACTCCCTGGAACCTCCTTACCCAATGCTGTTGGATATCTTAACTGAAAGTGGTTATAATGTGGTAGGAATAGGAAAGATCAAAGACATTTATGCTGGCAGGGGAATTACACAGTCTATTCCCACAATAAATAACCAGGATGGCATTGCTAAAACCATTGAAGCAATGACCAGGACAATCAATGGATTAATTTTTACAAACCTGGTTGAATTTGACATGAAATTCGGTCACAGAAATGATCCCAGGGGATATGCTGATGCTTTAGAGGAATTTGATAGAGAGCTTCCTGAAATAATAAATGCCATGGATAAGAATGATATTCTATTTATTACAGCTGACCATGGTTGTGATCCTACCATGGCAAGCACGGATCATACCCGTGAATATGTTCCTTTAATCATTTATGGGCGTCATGTTAAAAATGGGGTTTCTTTGGGGACAAGACAATCCTTTGCTGATGTGGCAGCTACCATTACTAGCCTGCTAAAAACAAGTCCCGTGCCACATGGAACTGACATGAGTAAGGATTTTTTAATAGATTAA
- the spoIIAB gene encoding anti-sigma F factor, whose product MTKKSDKVLNLLKMEFLSLQENVGLARVAVASFAAQDDLTLNELEEIKVAVSEAVSNSIIHGYDNSEKGIIKVTIIRYEDRMEIEVTDEGKGIEDVDQAVQPAFSTDPERMGLGFVFMGSFMDTLIVNSKPGSGTQVIMGKRIVNNLKN is encoded by the coding sequence ATGACTAAAAAAAGTGATAAGGTTTTAAATTTATTGAAAATGGAATTTTTAAGCCTTCAGGAGAACGTAGGCCTGGCCAGAGTAGCTGTAGCATCCTTTGCAGCTCAAGATGACCTAACCCTTAACGAATTAGAGGAAATAAAAGTAGCTGTTTCTGAAGCCGTATCAAACTCTATAATTCATGGATATGATAATTCAGAAAAGGGTATAATAAAGGTTACTATTATTCGTTATGAAGATAGAATGGAGATAGAGGTTACGGATGAGGGCAAGGGCATAGAAGATGTAGATCAAGCTGTACAGCCTGCCTTTTCTACTGATCCAGAAAGAATGGGACTAGGTTTTGTTTTTATGGGTTCTTTCATGGACACTTTAATTGTAAATTCTAAGCCTGGTTCAGGGACTCAGGTAATTATGGGAAAGCGGATAGTTAATAATCTAAAAAATTAG
- a CDS encoding acyl-CoA dehydratase activase-related protein, which yields MTIRIGLPQSLFYYYYYPLWSTYFKEIGCQVVVSNSTNKNIATKGVQLTVDEVCFPVKIYFGHVENLLSRVDYIFCPRIVSIEPREYICPKFMGLPDMVRAVFNHKVKWLTPTIALKKNCQQEHKTAFIVMARELKIDSKLAHHAWDKAVNAQLNYEKFLLKELTPNDALEVFSGSKTEKKLSSRDAPNIAVLGHGYNLYDEHLNMNLIKKLRDNGFNVLTPEMVDKEIINQQSSKLRKRIFWTLGKKIIGSLYDFSENNRIQGIIYVASFGCGPDSLIGHLAEGYIRKNNIPFMLLTLDEHTGEAGVNTRLEAFLDMLRRRHAV from the coding sequence ATGACAATTAGGATAGGCCTACCACAATCACTGTTTTATTATTACTATTATCCATTATGGTCGACATATTTTAAGGAGATAGGCTGCCAGGTGGTGGTTTCAAATAGCACCAACAAGAATATTGCCACCAAGGGCGTACAATTAACTGTAGATGAAGTGTGCTTCCCAGTAAAAATATATTTTGGACATGTAGAAAATCTTTTATCAAGGGTTGATTATATTTTCTGTCCAAGGATAGTGAGTATTGAACCAAGGGAATACATCTGTCCTAAATTTATGGGGTTGCCAGACATGGTAAGGGCAGTCTTTAACCATAAAGTTAAATGGTTGACTCCCACCATTGCCTTGAAAAAAAACTGTCAGCAGGAGCACAAAACAGCTTTTATAGTCATGGCCAGGGAATTAAAGATTGATTCCAAACTTGCTCATCATGCATGGGATAAAGCAGTCAATGCACAGTTAAATTATGAAAAATTCTTATTAAAGGAGCTAACCCCAAATGATGCTCTGGAAGTTTTTTCAGGTAGCAAGACAGAAAAAAAATTATCAAGTAGGGATGCTCCAAATATAGCAGTTCTCGGTCATGGATATAACCTCTATGATGAGCATCTTAATATGAACCTCATTAAAAAGCTAAGGGACAATGGTTTTAATGTACTTACACCTGAGATGGTAGATAAGGAAATAATTAATCAGCAGAGCAGTAAGCTGCGTAAAAGGATATTCTGGACCCTAGGAAAGAAAATAATAGGCTCCCTTTATGATTTCTCCGAAAATAACAGGATACAAGGCATTATCTATGTGGCATCCTTTGGTTGTGGCCCAGATTCTCTTATAGGTCATCTGGCTGAGGGTTATATCAGAAAAAATAATATCCCCTTTATGCTCCTGACCTTAGATGAACATACAGGGGAGGCCGGAGTGAATACACGATTGGAGGCTTTTTTAGATATGCTAAGGAGGAGACATGCAGTATGA
- a CDS encoding D-alanyl-D-alanine carboxypeptidase family protein, with amino-acid sequence MHWKKGLTIFLFALLLVLFFCMPAGAEVDIKAETAILIDAATGDVLFELDSEKKWYPASMTKLMTLVVVLDLVEKGQLSLDEKVITSENAASYGGAQLYLEVGEEFTLDDMLKAIILGSANDASVAVAEHVAGSEEAFVDIMNKMAKEIGCKNTHFVNTHGLHHEDHYTTAKDMALIGQYSLRYPKTLEYTSMQYYEFREDPPTARYSLNKLLWWYPGADGFKTGTTSVAKRNLVATASRDGLRLISVVMGVDEVNGHFRESMKLLNYGFSKYTFKQFYAQNTVFGQAKVGKGAEDFVDLITTDNVGVTILKGQDEGYSTKIIMRPYLPAPVAKGTIAGELVIMKDGKELKKYDLVTAKEVQKGSFMKMLTKVLRGVFSLVI; translated from the coding sequence ATGCATTGGAAAAAAGGGCTCACAATTTTTTTGTTTGCCTTATTGCTTGTATTATTTTTTTGTATGCCAGCAGGAGCAGAGGTGGATATTAAAGCTGAAACAGCCATTTTAATAGATGCAGCTACTGGTGATGTGCTTTTTGAATTAGACAGCGAGAAGAAATGGTATCCAGCTAGCATGACAAAGCTTATGACCCTTGTAGTGGTACTGGATTTAGTGGAAAAAGGCCAGCTATCCCTGGATGAAAAAGTAATAACAAGTGAAAATGCAGCAAGCTATGGAGGAGCCCAATTGTACCTGGAGGTTGGAGAGGAGTTTACCTTAGATGATATGCTTAAAGCAATCATCCTGGGTTCTGCCAATGACGCTAGTGTAGCTGTGGCAGAGCATGTTGCCGGCAGCGAAGAGGCTTTTGTTGATATTATGAATAAAATGGCCAAGGAGATTGGATGTAAAAACACCCATTTTGTAAACACTCATGGCTTGCACCATGAAGACCACTACACCACAGCAAAGGATATGGCTTTAATTGGGCAGTACAGCCTAAGATATCCAAAAACCTTAGAGTATACATCAATGCAGTATTATGAGTTTCGTGAGGATCCTCCAACTGCTAGATATAGCCTTAACAAGCTGCTCTGGTGGTATCCAGGAGCCGACGGTTTTAAGACAGGTACTACTTCAGTGGCAAAAAGAAATTTGGTGGCTACAGCTTCTAGAGACGGGTTAAGATTAATATCTGTAGTCATGGGTGTTGACGAGGTAAATGGCCATTTTAGAGAAAGTATGAAATTACTAAATTATGGGTTTTCAAAATATACCTTTAAACAATTCTATGCTCAAAATACTGTTTTTGGTCAAGCAAAAGTAGGTAAGGGTGCTGAAGATTTTGTTGATCTTATAACAACTGATAACGTTGGAGTTACGATTCTTAAGGGTCAAGATGAGGGGTATTCTACCAAAATAATTATGCGTCCCTATCTGCCTGCACCCGTAGCAAAAGGGACAATAGCTGGTGAGCTGGTTATTATGAAGGATGGCAAGGAATTAAAAAAATATGATCTAGTAACAGCTAAAGAGGTACAAAAAGGTTCCTTTATGAAAATGCTAACAAAAGTATTAAGGGGTGTATTCAGCCTAGTAATTTAA
- a CDS encoding pyrimidine-nucleoside phosphorylase, translated as MRAHELILKKRNGHELTREEINYLIDGFVKGSIPDYQIAAWSMAVYFQGLSEEETIHLTESMVNSGDTIDLSPIPGCKVDKHSTGGVADTTTLILVPLVAAAGVPVVKMSGRGLGHTGGTIDKLEAIPGFNVELEIDSVVRLVKKTGAVIAGQTGNLVPADKKLYSLRDVTATVDIVSLIASSVMSKKIAAGADKILLDVKVGKGAFMKSQEQALELAKTMVKIGAGMNRETTALITNMDQPLGMAIGNALEVKEAILTLRGDLKGDLYDLSIELASEMLLMAKAVGDKAQAKALLIELIEKGRAIEKLVEIIENQGGNPGVVEDLSILPHASTITPVLASMDGYIWELDAEKLGRAAMVLGAGREYKEQSILLEVGVTLKKRIGDAVTKGECIADVHSMNSHNFDAALRIITDAVRIKAKKPREYPLVFGKIAN; from the coding sequence GTGAGGGCCCATGAATTAATTTTAAAAAAAAGAAACGGACATGAGTTGACCAGAGAGGAAATTAATTATCTAATAGATGGCTTTGTAAAGGGCAGTATACCAGATTATCAAATAGCTGCATGGTCAATGGCAGTTTATTTTCAAGGACTATCTGAAGAAGAAACAATCCATCTAACAGAGTCCATGGTTAATTCTGGGGATACAATAGATCTTTCCCCAATACCCGGCTGCAAGGTTGATAAGCACAGTACTGGGGGAGTAGCAGACACAACTACACTCATTCTTGTACCCCTGGTGGCTGCTGCAGGTGTACCTGTTGTAAAAATGTCAGGCAGGGGACTGGGCCATACAGGGGGGACAATTGATAAGCTTGAAGCAATTCCAGGTTTTAATGTGGAGCTGGAAATTGATTCCGTAGTAAGATTAGTTAAGAAAACAGGAGCTGTAATAGCAGGCCAAACAGGCAATCTGGTTCCTGCAGATAAAAAGCTCTACTCTTTAAGAGATGTTACTGCTACTGTTGACATAGTATCCTTGATAGCAAGCAGCGTAATGTCCAAGAAGATTGCCGCTGGTGCAGATAAAATTCTTCTTGATGTAAAGGTAGGCAAGGGTGCCTTTATGAAATCCCAGGAACAGGCCCTAGAACTGGCAAAAACCATGGTGAAGATTGGTGCTGGCATGAATAGAGAGACTACTGCCTTAATCACCAATATGGATCAACCCCTTGGCATGGCCATTGGTAATGCCCTGGAGGTTAAGGAAGCAATCCTGACACTTAGAGGAGATTTAAAGGGAGATTTATATGACCTGTCCATAGAGTTAGCCTCTGAAATGCTTTTAATGGCAAAAGCCGTTGGAGATAAAGCACAGGCTAAGGCCTTATTAATAGAGCTTATAGAAAAGGGCAGGGCAATTGAAAAGCTTGTCGAGATTATAGAAAATCAAGGAGGAAATCCAGGTGTGGTAGAAGATCTATCTATACTGCCTCATGCATCAACCATTACACCAGTATTGGCCTCCATGGATGGATACATTTGGGAGTTAGATGCCGAGAAGTTAGGAAGGGCTGCCATGGTTTTAGGTGCAGGTAGAGAATACAAGGAACAGAGCATCCTCCTGGAAGTAGGTGTGACCTTAAAAAAGAGGATAGGAGATGCTGTAACAAAAGGCGAATGTATTGCAGATGTTCACTCAATGAATTCCCACAACTTTGATGCCGCCTTGAGAATAATAACTGATGCAGTGAGAATAAAGGCAAAAAAACCCAGGGAGTACCCCCTGGTGTTTGGTAAAATAGCAAATTAA
- a CDS encoding stage V sporulation protein AE, with amino-acid sequence MGKNKRKVILITDGDKAARKAVEKVARQVGGRCISLSAGNPTPVSGEDIVKLVKRTPYDPILIMLDDKGAIGQGKGEQAMDYIINHPDIEVLGVVAVASNTEYAKEIDVDISIDRYGHIISGSVDKEGLPSTGGLAGDTVEVLEGEGVPLIVGTGDTGKMEGFDSLKMGSPITLKAVEEILARSGFHVRES; translated from the coding sequence ATGGGAAAAAACAAAAGAAAAGTAATCTTAATAACCGATGGAGATAAGGCTGCAAGAAAAGCTGTTGAAAAGGTTGCCAGGCAGGTTGGAGGAAGATGTATTTCTCTTTCGGCTGGCAACCCCACACCAGTGTCCGGTGAGGACATAGTTAAGCTGGTTAAAAGAACCCCCTATGATCCTATTTTAATAATGCTTGATGATAAGGGGGCAATTGGCCAGGGCAAAGGTGAACAGGCCATGGACTACATAATCAATCATCCAGATATTGAGGTGTTAGGAGTGGTAGCAGTAGCTTCAAATACCGAGTATGCTAAAGAAATTGATGTGGATATTTCCATTGATAGGTATGGCCATATTATTAGTGGGAGTGTAGATAAGGAGGGGCTTCCCTCAACAGGGGGTCTAGCAGGTGATACTGTAGAAGTACTAGAGGGTGAGGGTGTTCCCTTGATTGTTGGAACAGGGGATACTGGCAAAATGGAAGGCTTTGATAGTCTTAAAATGGGAAGCCCAATTACCTTAAAAGCAGTTGAAGAAATTCTTGCTAGGAGTGGATTTCATGTCAGAGAAAGCTGA